The DNA segment CTTTAGCAAAATATGGCACGACAAAAGCGCGCATGCCTTCAGCATCACAGGATATAAACTTTTCGTCGGGATAGATAATGGCTTTACCAGCCGTTTTGGCTGTATTTTGGAAGGCACAATTGACAGCAAAAACATAAAAGCCATCACAAAGGTCAAAGCTAAAGCCGCGCTCCAGACGCTCCTGGTCCGACGCCGAAATGGCTCGACCAGAGAGCAAATCTTTGAGCAGTGTCTTTTGGGTGGCAGCAAAAGAAGGCGAGTCTTTGAGGCGATGAGAAAAATCAACTTTGCAAGCAAGTGTTAGAGGAGCCATGTACTCAGAGAGTTGATTAACATCATCTTGCGGTCTGATCATGACTGAGACATAGCCGACAATAACTTCAGAGAGTGGCACTGAATAAACCAGACGCCGGCCCAGGCGCACTGGCGAGATGTGCATATCAGCCCGCCCGTCCAGCTGCGGAGCGGATTCGAGTGAGAGATTTTGTAAGTTTTTGCGATAGACACGCAGACTGTTTACGCTTTCTTCGGTCAGAGTCTTTTGCTGAGCCGTGGGAGTAGCACCCATGTTACGGGAGGCCAGCACCTTAAAGTCCGCAGTTTCTACCACCAGAGGGCGGTTGAGCCAGCCAGAAACAGCTTCGGTCAGCCCTTCCAACCCTTCTTCAAGGACAATAGAGAGCATCAAGCTATAAAGCCTGGCATTGGATAGCTTTAGCTCACGCAAAAAGACAAAGCGCACATCCTCCACCACCTGGGAAGGATCGCCATAACTTGGCACCTCTATCAAAGGGATGCCAGCATCATGACAGCGCTTGGCAAGCTTTTTGATGGCGCCATCCGAAATCGACTGCGGCGCACCGCTATAGGTGGGCAAAGTTTTGTCGTCACCCGAGCCTTGGGCAGTCAGGGCTAAGCCGGCAAAATCGGGCGAGCTACGTACAATTATCAGACCCGAAAGCCTGGATAATACTGAGACTTCAGCCTGAGATACGGCATCTGATTGGGTCACCACCAGTGAGCCCGGGCGAGGATTATCGCCTATGGCCGAAATCACCTGACTGACGCTGCGATCCAAATCCTCGGAGCAAATCAGCTGCGCCTCGGCTAAGGCGTCAGTAGCAAGAAGCTGCTTGATGGTCGGTTGTACTGCTGTAAGCATGTCACCTGACTATAAAAACACCGAGTTAACAACAAAGGTCCTTACTTAATGCTAACATCCCCCGTCAGGAAGCCCTGGAGAACCTTTTTAGATCCAAGGAGAAATAGAAATGAATAGAGCTGATTTGGTAAGTCACATTGCTGAGCTTACAGGACAGCCCAAGGTTGAAATTGGCAACACCCTGACTGCCATTTTGCACACTATCACTGGCACCATGGGACGTGGCGATAAGGTCACCCTGGTAGGTTTTGGCACTTTTGAGCGCCGCACCAGACAGGCTCGCACCGGTCGCAATCCGCGCACCCTATCCCCCCTGCGTATACCTGCCAGCAAAGTGCCCGCGTTTCGCGCTGGGCAAGAGCTAAAGGATACTGTGGATGGTCGTGCCCGCCTCAAAAACTGGAGCGATCCCAAGCCCGCTACCAAAAAGATGACCACTGCCAAAAAATCGACTGCAAAAAAACCAGTCAAAAGCGCTAAGAAAAAACGCTAGGGCATAATCAAGACAAAGGGGAGTAGCGAAAACTACTCCCCTTTTAATATGGCAAACAGATATACCAATGCCACCGGCGGTGGCATCAAAAATAAATTCTCAACTTTTCAGGAGAATTTATTGCCTTACCTATTGAGCTTTTCCGGGTTTTGAGTAAAATTTTAATATTCTCTCACTTACGCCAGACTAGAAAAGATTACTGATGAACCATAACGAGCACGCCAAAGCCCTGGACCAAAGACTACAGGGACTTTTTGAGAAAAAAGTCGCTGAGTTTACTCGTTTTTCGGAAGATAACCCCAAAACAGCGGCTATCACTATGTTGATTGCAGGACTGTACGAAGAACTGGCCATGATAGTCAGACATTAGGACAAAGCTCAAACCATTAGAGGAGCGGCAACCTTGCTGCTCCTTTTTTGTTGAGTATTTCTCCCATTTACAAGTACTCATAGCGGCCTTAACCTGTGAGAGTTATTGAGGCAGGGCAAATTGATGGACATTCCCTTTTATATTTCCAGCTTTATCCTGGCAGCCCTCATGCTTGTGGGCATTGCCGAATCAGACCGCTTTTTAAAGATGGTCAAGCCTAAGTCTAAAAAAGTGTTGTCTGGCTCCTGGGGTATCTACACAGGCGTGCCGGTGGATCGCGTAGTGGGCTCGGTAGAAGTCAAGCCGCTCACCAACAAACAAAAAATTATCG comes from the Candidatus Obscuribacter sp. genome and includes:
- a CDS encoding helix-turn-helix domain-containing protein, with the translated sequence MLTAVQPTIKQLLATDALAEAQLICSEDLDRSVSQVISAIGDNPRPGSLVVTQSDAVSQAEVSVLSRLSGLIIVRSSPDFAGLALTAQGSGDDKTLPTYSGAPQSISDGAIKKLAKRCHDAGIPLIEVPSYGDPSQVVEDVRFVFLRELKLSNARLYSLMLSIVLEEGLEGLTEAVSGWLNRPLVVETADFKVLASRNMGATPTAQQKTLTEESVNSLRVYRKNLQNLSLESAPQLDGRADMHISPVRLGRRLVYSVPLSEVIVGYVSVMIRPQDDVNQLSEYMAPLTLACKVDFSHRLKDSPSFAATQKTLLKDLLSGRAISASDQERLERGFSFDLCDGFYVFAVNCAFQNTAKTAGKAIIYPDEKFISCDAEGMRAFVVPYFAKEPVEWRTCADELIAAIKEANKAAGKVTVKLGAARLVESMLDLPDAYGEARQALVIGSMLDSDGEFALGYGDLGVKRLLYLVFDHPELERFLQDNLSPLEAYDEEWESELVDTLRVYLQQGANLNSTARTLFIHRHTLRYRLEQIADILKVDIDSQEVLLNLNIAFIIRDMKAGGKKK
- a CDS encoding HU family DNA-binding protein encodes the protein MNRADLVSHIAELTGQPKVEIGNTLTAILHTITGTMGRGDKVTLVGFGTFERRTRQARTGRNPRTLSPLRIPASKVPAFRAGQELKDTVDGRARLKNWSDPKPATKKMTTAKKSTAKKPVKSAKKKR